The Neisseria sicca genome includes a window with the following:
- a CDS encoding YadA-like family protein: MNKIFKVVWNRTIGSFVVTSELAKGRVKSSSEGAEGDVRASEEGRLKTLFRLTALSAALFGLSESAWAHPIINSEGGKVATGSASETAIGGGSARGVGSVAVGAFAKAGTRIEADGAVAIGGSQASTGAYADGNNAIAIGQASNANAAKAISIGSDTIASHEWTSAYGGRAEAKNLGATALGSWTQASGQFSIAVGGSDRFGRNNDAATIASGDRSTAIGRNAKSAGADAIALGTGAQATLTNSIAIGKNSVATGVNNIAKNPVNVGNAVAIGSGVQALGEDSVAIGVSAGANLTTATTKQSLAIGWTAKATGLAQAVAIGPDAIASGAQSTSIGNNTRAIGDSSIAIGGDDWNVVRTKQVAAAGNKQVHQVFEELTGMPMKQQGEAYKNPFKGTTAGDAAVAIGVTALAEGVLSTAFGSGTSASGIGAAAFGVGATASQDKSVAIGAGSHTRTDATAVTEATVNGVTYRGFAGTEHITTGSQVSFGSAGYERQLKHVAPGAITPTSTDAINGSQLYALHVGAGNIAKSVADALGGGATVGNDPTNNQGSFVTLPSYDVLKGSDKPNTAGNGTAKFNTTPAKNVAAAMTNLNTYVNQGFAVKDNAGDTKGIVTPGESVQFADGNATTVTVDTEANGNTKIKYDVKVDDSTIKVVDGKLTGASQTHFYSVNSADKTKANYNNDGATGENAIAAGPEAKAAASNAVVIGSKATVEAAAGSDSTINGETTGEGSVAVGALSKASGKNATAIGQKANAYGQNSFAGGQDTESSGKSSVAVGDGSRATDNSTTAVGPYAKATKAGASAFGFNANAQAIGSVAVGRQAQALNLNAVSVGNESKAKGEDTVAIGTSADAVQNRAMAIGKGAVANGADTIAFGAATKADQRYAIAIGSGNNAWKTDSIALGRAANADGAASLALGLNSHTRLDNAIALGNGANADHSNSIAIGKSSHAAASAGVAIGNDAQALKYSSVVIGDQAQSNNSRSVVIGYHASATNPAKPASAEEDYNQTVAIGAYANAWGDQSTAIGNNVDAIGNSSIAIGADDWDTVAAKTVEGTGGKTVKEVYKDYTGDVMETGSYTHTTSSEAAVAIGTKSQAIGQLSTAFGTGTIAEGVASAAFGMGAKATQGNSVAIGAGSTTATGATSVNEATVNNLKYSGFAGGNSVNPGDQVSFGSKNYERQLKNVAPGEISNTSTDAINGSQLYAVQNVLGNTAQTVKNVLGGDAAVDENGSITMSNIGNTGKGNIHDAINSVKETAEKGWKLKANEEADSESEKIAAGDTVTVKQGKNIRVKRSSKDLTIETADDVAFNKVTVGNSVLTTDGLNTPQVTAGDSVLGNNGLTIANGAANAPVSLTKDGLNNGGNKVTSIADGVADTDAASYKQVKAAKTEVQKGTNVVSVDKTEGTDGHAIYTVNAKGTAVSAEGTENGLKLTSSEDSTTNVTTYNLDLSDKTKDSLKKADSALQGIDVKVNDENVKTLTKDDSTLKFVNGTGTTAENKGGTVTFNVNKSTLTTGAGGVVSADTAGDVFATAADVAKAINKAVVDSEKTSVVAAGDNTHVAAVEAGNQTTYTVHADNTTVSVKDGGKLALKSSEATNSNHTKTTNYELDLSDDTKAEIQKGVDAKNIVDTKGITFSGNSGSPVTKKLDETLAIKGDDTNVVTESGTDGITVKLKDEITVQTVNADKLKAGDSVLTNDGLNIANGNNPVSLTKSGLSNGGNKITKVAKGENEDDAVNYAQLKELAEKGLTFDADGNTSTSSKKLGERVGIKGGNNITTSADNDNVTVKLNDDITLNSVTATTLKAGDSTLTNAGLVTPKVTAGDSVLGNNGLTIANGATGSPVSLTKDGLNNGGNKVTDVAKGTADTDAVNVSQLNPVAKALNTNIDPTTGEVAAPSFTVTKADGTKHPAVGTVQDALDKVGEEVTKGLNIVADNGSSEKVNLGDTVKYTSKDKNIVTTSGTGKEIDFSLAEKVTIGKDVANGGKPVVIDGKEGIVSGLTNTTLGTAPLAGSNKAATEAQLDATQVNLKNILGGEAKNENGNVSTEDIGGTGENTIHDAIKSVKATADKGWKLKANEEADSESEKIAAGDTVTVKQGKNILVKRSGKELTIETADDVAFNKVTVGDSVLTTTGLTTPKVTAGDSVLTTDGLNIANGTANAPVSLTKDGLNNGGNKVTNVAKGTADTDGVNVSQLNPVAKALNTNIDPTTGEVAAPSFTVTKADGTKHPAVGTVQDALDKVGEEVTKGLNIVADNGSSEKVNLGDTVKYTSKDKNIVTTSGTGKEIDFSLAEKVTIGKDVANGGKPVVIDGKEGIVSGLTNTTLGTAPLAGSNKAATEAQLDATQVNLKNILGGEAKNENGNVSTEDIGGTGENTIHDAIKSVKATADKGWKLKANEEADSESEKIAAGDTVTVKQGKNILVKRSGKELTIETADDVAFNKVTVGDSVLTTTGLTTPKVTAGDSVLTTDGLNIANGTANAPVSLTKDGLNNGGNKVTNVAKGTADTDGVNVSQLNPVAKALNTNIDPTTGEVAAPSFTVTKADGTKHPAVGTVQDALDKVGEEVTKGLNIVADNGSSEKVNLGDTVKYTSKDKNIVTTSGTGKEIDFSLAEKVTIGKDVANGGKPVVIDGKEGIVSGLTNTTLGTAPLAGSNKAATEAQLDATQVNLKNILGGEAKNENGNVSTEDIGGTGENTIHDAIKSVKATADKGWKLKANEEADSESEKIAAGDTVTVKQGKNILVKRSGKELTIETADDVAFNKVTVGDSVLTTTGLTTPKVTAGDSVLTTDGLNIANGTANAPVSLTKDGLNNGGNKVTNVAKGTADTDGVNVSQLNPVAKALNTNIDPTTGEVAAPSFTVTKADGTKHPAVGTVQDALDKVGEEVTKGLNIVADNGSSEKVNLGDTVKYTSKDKNIVTTSGTGKEIDFSLAEKVTIGKDVANGGKPVVIDGKEGIVSGLTNTTLGTAPLAGSNKAATEAQLDATQVNLKNILGGEAKNENGNVSTEDIGGTGENTIHDAIKSVKATADKGWNLNANDETSSEKIAAGDTVTFKEGKNVKVSRNGKRITIATSDDVSFKTVTVGDSVLTDNGLTVGNGKAGKPVSLTKDGLNNGGNKIANVAAGKADTDAVNVAQLKAAAAKATSKVESGNGNIVVTPEQNADGSTTYKVATTPNLKADSFTAGDTVVNNDGVKVGDKVALGKDGLKAGDVNITADGINAGNKAISNVAEGKKDTDAVNVAQLKAAAAKATSKVESGNDNIVVTPEQNADGSTTYKVATAPDLKADSLTTGDTVVNNDGVKVGDKVALTKDGLDNGGNKVANVAAGEADTDAVNVAQLKAAAAKATSKVESGNDNIVVTPEQNADGSTTYKVATAPNLKADSFTAGDTVVNNDGVKVGDKVALGKDGLKAGDVNITADGINAGNKAISNVAEGKKDTDAVNVGQLNRLTAAAKTEVEAGTNIASVSSKQGANKQTVYTINADGASVSAGSDKIVVTKGKKDANNVTDYAVDLSKAVKDDIAKGVAAKDAVDNKGISFAGDSGTTVANKLGDTVAVKGDANITTTAGSNGIQVGLNKDLKVDSVTTGGVTVNAQGISIGAPTAYNPANTVSLSPIGLNNGGQRITNVAPAKEGTDAVNLNQLVGMGNALQNNIANVGKKAYAGVAGAIAQGSIPQVTRPGATGIGVGSGYYGGQSAMAIGVSAMSDGGNWVVKGNFSANTDGHVGVGAGALYQW; this comes from the coding sequence ATGAATAAGATTTTCAAAGTTGTATGGAACCGTACCATCGGCTCTTTCGTCGTTACCTCCGAATTGGCGAAGGGACGTGTCAAATCAAGCAGCGAAGGTGCTGAAGGGGATGTGCGCGCCTCAGAGGAAGGTCGTCTGAAAACCTTGTTCAGGCTGACGGCGTTGAGCGCGGCATTATTCGGCTTGTCTGAGAGTGCTTGGGCGCATCCTATAATAAATTCAGAGGGAGGCAAGGTTGCAACCGGGAGTGCGAGTGAGACGGCAATTGGTGGCGGCTCCGCAAGAGGTGTGGGATCGGTTGCAGTTGGTGCCTTTGCAAAAGCGGGTACAAGGATTGAGGCTGACGGTGCTGTTGCTATTGGCGGTAGCCAGGCAAGTACAGGTGCTTATGCTGACGGTAACAATGCGATTGCCATCGGTCAGGCAAGTAATGCAAATGCAGCGAAGGCAATTTCTATTGGTTCGGATACCATCGCTTCACATGAATGGACCAGTGCATATGGTGGCCGCGCTGAAGCAAAAAATCTTGGTGCAACAGCCCTCGGTAGCTGGACACAGGCTTCCGGTCAGTTTTCCATAGCCGTTGGCGGTAGCGACCGTTTCGGTCGAAATAATGATGCTGCAACGATCGCTTCCGGAGACCGTAGTACCGCCATTGGTCGTAATGCCAAGTCTGCCGGTGCGGATGCGATTGCTTTGGGTACGGGTGCACAGGCAACGCTAACTAATTCGATTGCTATTGGTAAAAATTCGGTTGCAACGGGTGTGAATAATATAGCTAAAAACCCTGTCAATGTTGGGAATGCGGTTGCGATCGGTTCTGGTGTGCAGGCATTGGGAGAAGATTCTGTTGCTATTGGTGTGTCTGCAGGTGCTAACTTGACAACAGCAACTACAAAACAGAGCCTTGCCATTGGTTGGACAGCGAAGGCGACAGGTTTGGCTCAGGCGGTTGCCATCGGTCCTGATGCCATTGCTTCGGGAGCGCAATCAACTTCCATTGGTAACAATACCCGTGCAATTGGGGATTCATCCATTGCCATCGGTGGCGACGATTGGAATGTCGTACGTACCAAACAAGTTGCAGCAGCAGGAAATAAACAGGTACATCAAGTATTCGAAGAGTTGACCGGTATGCCCATGAAGCAGCAAGGTGAGGCTTATAAAAATCCATTCAAAGGTACGACTGCCGGAGATGCCGCCGTCGCTATTGGTGTAACGGCACTTGCTGAGGGTGTATTGTCCACTGCCTTTGGTTCGGGTACATCTGCATCGGGCATAGGTGCAGCAGCGTTTGGTGTAGGCGCAACCGCCAGTCAGGATAAATCCGTCGCAATCGGTGCAGGTTCGCATACGCGTACCGATGCAACGGCTGTGACTGAAGCAACAGTTAATGGTGTCACTTACAGAGGTTTTGCGGGAACAGAACATATCACTACCGGCTCGCAGGTTTCTTTCGGTTCGGCAGGTTATGAGCGTCAGCTCAAGCACGTTGCGCCTGGCGCGATTACCCCAACTTCCACCGATGCGATAAACGGCAGCCAGCTTTACGCGCTTCATGTAGGGGCGGGTAATATTGCCAAATCGGTCGCCGATGCATTGGGCGGTGGTGCGACTGTCGGCAATGATCCGACAAATAATCAGGGTTCTTTCGTAACCTTGCCGTCTTATGACGTGCTCAAAGGCAGTGATAAGCCGAATACGGCAGGTAATGGCACAGCCAAATTCAATACAACTCCTGCTAAGAACGTCGCTGCTGCGATGACCAATCTCAATACCTACGTCAACCAAGGTTTTGCCGTCAAAGATAATGCGGGCGATACGAAGGGCATTGTTACGCCCGGAGAAAGCGTGCAATTTGCCGACGGCAATGCAACTACCGTTACCGTTGATACCGAAGCAAACGGCAATACTAAAATCAAATACGACGTTAAGGTGGATGACAGCACCATCAAGGTTGTTGACGGTAAGCTGACCGGTGCGTCGCAAACCCATTTTTATAGTGTAAATAGCGCAGATAAAACAAAAGCCAACTACAACAACGACGGCGCAACAGGTGAAAACGCGATTGCCGCTGGCCCTGAAGCCAAAGCGGCTGCAAGTAATGCGGTTGTAATTGGTAGCAAGGCTACTGTTGAGGCGGCAGCAGGCTCTGATTCCACTATTAATGGTGAGACTACCGGCGAAGGTTCGGTCGCCGTTGGCGCGCTAAGTAAAGCAAGCGGCAAGAATGCAACCGCCATCGGCCAAAAAGCAAATGCCTATGGACAAAACTCGTTTGCAGGCGGTCAAGATACTGAGTCATCAGGTAAATCCAGCGTGGCTGTAGGTGATGGTTCAAGAGCTACTGATAATTCTACTACTGCCGTTGGTCCATATGCCAAAGCTACAAAAGCAGGTGCGTCAGCGTTCGGTTTCAATGCCAATGCTCAAGCAATAGGCTCTGTGGCTGTGGGTCGACAAGCACAAGCTCTGAATTTGAATGCTGTTTCGGTAGGTAATGAAAGCAAGGCAAAAGGAGAAGATACTGTTGCTATCGGTACTAGTGCCGATGCTGTGCAAAATCGGGCAATGGCAATCGGTAAAGGCGCTGTTGCTAATGGTGCTGACACTATTGCATTCGGTGCCGCTACGAAGGCAGACCAAAGATATGCTATCGCGATCGGTTCGGGCAATAATGCGTGGAAAACTGATTCTATCGCGTTGGGACGTGCTGCCAATGCAGACGGCGCGGCTTCTTTGGCGCTTGGTTTGAACAGCCATACACGTTTGGACAACGCTATCGCTTTAGGTAATGGTGCAAATGCCGATCATAGTAATAGTATCGCCATCGGTAAATCCAGTCATGCAGCTGCATCCGCGGGAGTTGCTATCGGTAATGATGCACAGGCTTTGAAATATAGCTCCGTTGTTATCGGTGATCAGGCTCAATCCAATAACTCGCGCTCTGTCGTCATCGGCTATCACGCTTCTGCAACCAATCCTGCAAAACCAGCTTCGGCTGAAGAGGATTACAATCAAACCGTTGCTATCGGTGCATACGCCAATGCATGGGGCGATCAATCTACTGCCATCGGTAACAATGTAGACGCAATAGGCAATTCTTCTATCGCTATCGGTGCGGACGACTGGGATACCGTTGCAGCGAAAACTGTAGAAGGTACGGGGGGTAAAACGGTTAAAGAGGTTTATAAAGACTATACCGGCGATGTGATGGAAACCGGCAGTTATACTCATACGACTTCAAGCGAAGCTGCAGTAGCCATTGGTACTAAATCACAGGCAATAGGTCAATTATCCACAGCCTTTGGTACGGGTACGATCGCTGAAGGCGTCGCCTCTGCCGCATTCGGTATGGGTGCGAAAGCCACTCAAGGCAACTCTGTGGCAATCGGTGCGGGCAGTACGACTGCAACCGGTGCAACTAGTGTCAACGAAGCTACTGTCAATAATCTGAAATACTCAGGTTTTGCAGGCGGCAACAGTGTGAATCCAGGCGACCAAGTATCCTTTGGTTCTAAAAACTACGAACGCCAATTGAAAAACGTTGCCCCGGGCGAAATCTCTAATACTTCTACGGATGCCATCAACGGCAGCCAGCTGTACGCGGTACAAAACGTTTTGGGTAATACTGCCCAAACCGTTAAAAATGTATTGGGCGGAGATGCCGCAGTTGACGAAAACGGCAGTATTACTATGAGCAACATTGGTAATACCGGTAAAGGCAACATCCACGACGCGATCAATTCAGTAAAAGAGACTGCCGAGAAAGGTTGGAAGCTGAAAGCGAACGAAGAAGCCGACAGTGAAAGCGAAAAAATCGCTGCGGGCGACACCGTGACCGTGAAACAAGGTAAGAATATCCGTGTGAAACGCAGCAGCAAAGACCTGACAATTGAAACTGCGGACGATGTGGCGTTCAATAAAGTGACAGTCGGCAACAGCGTACTGACTACAGACGGACTGAACACACCGCAAGTCACCGCGGGCGACAGCGTATTGGGCAACAATGGACTGACGATTGCCAACGGTGCAGCAAATGCTCCGGTATCTCTGACCAAAGACGGTTTGAACAACGGCGGCAACAAAGTTACCAGCATTGCCGACGGTGTGGCTGATACTGACGCAGCGAGCTACAAACAAGTTAAAGCTGCGAAAACCGAGGTTCAAAAAGGTACAAACGTCGTCAGTGTCGACAAAACTGAAGGCACGGATGGTCATGCCATTTACACCGTCAATGCCAAAGGTACGGCTGTCTCTGCAGAAGGTACAGAAAACGGTCTGAAACTGACGTCGTCTGAAGATTCAACTACCAACGTAACTACTTACAATCTGGATTTGTCTGACAAAACCAAAGACTCCTTGAAAAAAGCCGACAGTGCATTACAAGGCATTGATGTAAAAGTCAATGATGAAAATGTCAAAACGTTGACTAAAGATGATTCCACGCTGAAATTTGTTAACGGCACAGGTACGACTGCCGAAAACAAAGGGGGCACTGTTACGTTCAACGTAAACAAATCTACGCTGACCACGGGTGCTGGTGGCGTAGTCAGCGCGGATACGGCAGGCGATGTATTTGCTACTGCAGCTGACGTTGCTAAAGCCATCAATAAAGCCGTTGTTGACAGTGAAAAAACCAGCGTTGTAGCAGCAGGCGACAATACTCATGTAGCTGCTGTGGAAGCAGGTAATCAAACGACTTACACTGTTCATGCTGACAATACCACCGTCAGCGTGAAAGATGGCGGTAAATTGGCGCTGAAGTCGTCTGAAGCGACAAACAGTAACCACACCAAAACCACCAACTACGAACTCGACCTTTCAGACGACACCAAAGCTGAGATTCAAAAAGGCGTGGATGCGAAAAATATCGTCGATACCAAAGGTATTACCTTCAGTGGCAACAGCGGCTCTCCTGTAACCAAAAAACTGGACGAAACGCTGGCAATTAAAGGCGACGATACAAATGTGGTTACCGAATCAGGTACAGACGGCATTACAGTCAAACTGAAAGACGAAATCACCGTTCAAACTGTCAATGCAGATAAACTCAAAGCGGGTGATAGTGTTCTGACCAATGATGGTTTGAACATTGCCAACGGTAACAATCCAGTATCCCTGACCAAGTCCGGTTTGAGCAATGGCGGCAACAAGATCACCAAAGTTGCCAAAGGTGAAAATGAAGATGATGCTGTGAATTATGCACAGCTTAAAGAGCTGGCGGAAAAAGGTCTAACCTTTGATGCAGACGGCAACACTTCAACTTCAAGCAAAAAACTGGGTGAGCGAGTCGGCATTAAAGGCGGCAACAACATTACCACTTCTGCAGACAACGACAATGTTACCGTCAAGCTGAATGACGATATTACGTTGAATAGTGTAACTGCGACTACCTTGAAAGCAGGCGACAGCACGCTGACGAATGCAGGATTGGTTACGCCTAAAGTCACTGCGGGCGACAGCGTATTGGGCAACAACGGTCTGACGATTGCCAACGGTGCGACAGGCTCTCCCGTATCCCTGACCAAAGACGGACTGAACAACGGCGGCAACAAAGTTACCGACGTAGCCAAAGGTACGGCGGATACCGACGCAGTGAACGTCAGCCAGCTGAACCCAGTAGCCAAAGCGTTGAACACCAACATTGATCCGACAACCGGAGAGGTTGCAGCGCCTAGCTTTACCGTTACCAAAGCGGACGGCACGAAACATCCTGCCGTAGGCACCGTTCAAGACGCATTGGACAAAGTAGGCGAAGAAGTGACCAAAGGTCTGAACATCGTTGCGGACAACGGGTCGTCTGAAAAAGTGAACTTGGGCGATACGGTCAAGTACACAAGCAAAGACAAGAACATCGTTACCACAAGCGGTACAGGCAAAGAAATCGACTTCAGCCTGGCCGAGAAAGTGACCATCGGTAAAGACGTAGCGAACGGCGGCAAACCGGTAGTGATCGACGGTAAAGAAGGTATTGTCAGCGGACTGACCAACACCACATTGGGCACCGCCCCATTGGCAGGATCGAACAAAGCCGCGACCGAAGCCCAGCTGGACGCTACCCAAGTGAACCTGAAAAACATCTTGGGTGGAGAAGCCAAGAACGAGAACGGCAATGTATCCACAGAAGATATCGGCGGAACAGGTGAAAACACCATCCACGACGCGATCAAGTCAGTGAAAGCGACAGCCGACAAAGGTTGGAAGCTGAAAGCGAACGAAGAAGCCGACAGCGAAAGCGAAAAAATCGCTGCGGGCGACACCGTGACCGTGAAACAAGGTAAGAACATCCTAGTGAAACGCAGCGGCAAAGAGCTGACGATTGAAACTGCGGACGACGTAGCGTTCAACAAAGTGACAGTCGGCGACAGCGTACTGACCACTACCGGACTGACTACGCCTAAAGTGACCGCGGGCGACAGCGTACTGACGACAGACGGTCTGAATATTGCCAACGGTACGGCAAATGCTCCGGTATCGCTGACCAAAGACGGTTTGAACAACGGCGGCAACAAAGTTACCAACGTAGCCAAAGGTACGGCGGATACTGACGGAGTGAACGTCAGCCAGTTGAACCCAGTAGCCAAAGCGTTGAATACCAACATTGATCCGACAACCGGAGAGGTTGCAGCGCCTAGCTTTACCGTTACCAAAGCGGACGGCACGAAACATCCTGCCGTAGGCACCGTTCAAGACGCATTGGACAAAGTAGGCGAAGAAGTGACCAAAGGTCTGAACATCGTTGCGGACAACGGGTCGTCTGAAAAAGTGAACTTGGGCGATACGGTCAAGTACACAAGCAAAGACAAGAACATCGTTACCACAAGCGGTACAGGCAAAGAAATCGACTTCAGCCTGGCCGAGAAAGTGACCATCGGTAAAGACGTAGCGAACGGCGGCAAACCGGTAGTGATCGACGGTAAAGAAGGTATTGTCAGCGGACTGACCAACACCACATTGGGCACCGCCCCATTGGCAGGATCGAACAAAGCCGCGACCGAAGCCCAGCTGGACGCTACCCAAGTGAACCTGAAAAACATCTTGGGTGGAGAAGCCAAGAACGAGAACGGCAATGTATCCACAGAAGATATCGGCGGAACAGGTGAAAACACCATCCACGACGCGATCAAGTCAGTGAAAGCGACAGCCGACAAAGGTTGGAAGCTGAAAGCGAACGAAGAAGCCGACAGCGAAAGCGAAAAAATCGCTGCGGGCGACACCGTGACCGTGAAACAAGGTAAGAACATCCTAGTGAAACGCAGCGGCAAAGAGCTGACGATTGAAACTGCGGACGACGTAGCGTTCAACAAAGTGACAGTCGGCGACAGCGTACTGACCACTACCGGACTGACTACGCCTAAAGTGACCGCGGGCGACAGCGTACTGACGACAGACGGTCTGAATATTGCCAACGGTACGGCAAATGCTCCGGTATCGCTGACCAAAGACGGTTTGAACAACGGCGGCAACAAAGTTACCAACGTAGCCAAAGGTACGGCGGATACTGACGGAGTGAACGTCAGCCAGTTGAACCCAGTAGCCAAAGCGTTGAATACCAACATTGATCCGACAACCGGAGAGGTTGCAGCGCCTAGCTTTACCGTTACCAAAGCGGACGGCACGAAACATCCTGCCGTAGGCACCGTTCAAGACGCATTGGACAAAGTAGGCGAAGAAGTGACCAAAGGTCTGAACATCGTTGCGGACAACGGGTCGTCTGAAAAAGTGAACTTGGGCGATACGGTCAAGTACACAAGCAAAGACAAGAACATCGTTACCACAAGCGGTACAGGCAAAGAAATCGACTTCAGCCTGGCCGAGAAAGTGACCATCGGTAAAGACGTAGCGAACGGCGGCAAACCGGTAGTGATCGACGGTAAAGAAGGTATTGTCAGCGGACTGACCAACACCACATTGGGCACCGCCCCATTGGCAGGATCGAACAAAGCCGCGACCGAAGCCCAGCTGGACGCTACCCAAGTGAACCTGAAAAACATCTTGGGTGGAGAAGCCAAGAACGAGAACGGCAATGTATCCACAGAAGATATCGGCGGAACAGGTGAAAACACCATCCACGACGCGATCAAGTCAGTGAAAGCGACAGCCGACAAAGGTTGGAAGCTGAAAGCGAACGAAGAAGCCGACAGCGAAAGCGAAAAAATCGCTGCGGGCGACACCGTGACCGTGAAACAAGGTAAGAACATCCTAGTGAAACGCAGCGGCAAAGAGCTGACGATTGAAACTGCGGACGACGTAGCGTTCAACAAAGTGACAGTCGGCGACAGCGTACTGACCACTACCGGACTGACTACGCCTAAAGTGACCGCGGGCGACAGCGTACTGACGACAGACGGTCTGAATATTGCCAACGGTACGGCAAATGCTCCGGTATCGCTGACCAAAGACGGTTTGAACAACGGCGGCAACAAAGTTACCAACGTAGCCAAAGGTACGGCGGATACTGACGGAGTGAACGTCAGCCAGTTGAACCCAGTAGCCAAAGCGTTGAATACCAACATTGATCCGACAACCGGAGAGGTTGCAGCGCCTAGCTTTACCGTTACCAAAGCGGACGGCACGAAACATCCTGCCGTAGGCACCGTTCAAGACGCATTGGACAAAGTAGGCGAAGAAGTGACCAAAGGTCTGAACATCGTTGCGGACAACGGGTCGTCTGAAAAAGTGAACTTGGGCGATACGGTCAAGTACACAAGCAAAGACAAGAACATCGTTACCACAAGCGGTACAGGCAAAGAAATCGACTTCAGCCTGGCCGAGAAAGTGACCATCGGTAAAGACGTAGCGAACGGCGGCAAACCGGTAGTGATCGACGGTAAAGAAGGTATTGTCAGCGGACTGACCAACACCACATTGGGCACCGCCCCATTGGCAGGATCGAACAAAGCCGCGACCGAAGCCCAGCTGGACGCTACCCAAGTGAACCTGAAAAACATCTTGGGTGGAGAAGCCAAGAACGAGAACGGCAATGTATCCACAGAAGATATCGGCGGAACAGGTGAAAACACCATCCACGACGCGATCAAGTCAGTGAAAGCGACAGCCGACAAAGGTTGGAACCTGAATGCCAACGATGAGACCTCATCTGAAAAAATCGCTGCGGGCGACACAGTAACCTTCAAAGAAGGCAAAAACGTCAAAGTCAGCCGCAACGGTAAGAGAATTACCATAGCAACTTCAGACGACGTATCCTTCAAGACAGTAACTGTCGGCGACAGTGTATTGACGGATAACGGTCTGACCGTGGGCAACGGCAAAGCAGGCAAACCTGTCAGTCTGACCAAAGACGGACTGAACAACGGCGGCAACAAGATTGCCAACGTAGCCGCAGGTAAAGCCGACACCGACGCAGTGAATGTTGCACAGCTCAAAGCAGCCGCAGCGAAAGCCACGTCCAAAGTGGAAAGCGGTAACGGCAACATTGTCGTTACACCTGAGCAAAATGCCGACGGCAGCACCACTTACAAAGTGGCGACCACACCTAACCTCAAAGCCGACAGCTTCACCGCAGGCGATACCGTTGTGAACAACGACGGCGTTAAAGTCGGCGACAAAGTGGCTCTGGGTAAAGACGGTCTGAAAGCAGGCGATGTGAACATCACCGCTGACGGCATCAACGCAGGTAACAAAGCTATCAGCAACGTTGCCGAAGGTAAGAAAGACACCGACGCAGTGAACGTTGCACAGCTCAAAGCAGCTGCAGCGAAAGCCACATCCAAAGTGGAAAGCGGCAACGACAACATCGTCGTCACGCCTGAGCAAAATGCCGACGGTAGCACCACCTATAAAGTGGCTACTGCCCCCGACCTTAAAGCTGACAGCCTGACCACAGGTGATACCGTTGTGAACAACGATGGCGTTAAAGTTGGCGATAAAGTGGCGTTGACTAAAGACGGACTGGACAACGGCGGTAACAAGGTTGCCAACGTAGCTGCAGGCGAAGCCGACACCGACGCAGTGAACGTTGCACAGCTCAAAGCAGCCGCAGCGAAAGCCACATCCAAAGTGGAAAGCGGCAACGACAACATCGTCGTCACACCAGAGCAAAATGCCGACGGCAGCACCACTTACAAAGTGGCGACCGCACCTAACCTCAAGGCCGACAGCTTCACCGCAGGCGATACCGTTGTGAACAACGACGGCGTTAAAGTCGGCGACAAAGTGGCTCTGGGTAAAGACGGTCTGAAAGCAGGCGATGTCAACATCACTGCCGACGGCATCAACGCAGGCAACAAAGCCATCAGCAACGTTGCTGAAGGCAAGAAAGATACTGATGCAGTAAATGTTGGACAGTTGAACCGTCTGACCGCTGCTGCTAAGACAGAAGTCGAAGCCGGTACCAACATTGCCAGCGTCAGCAGCAAACAAGGTGCGAACAAACAAACTGTTTACACCATTAATGCTGATGGTGCGAGCGTCTCCGCAGGTTCCGACAAAATCGTCGTGACCAAAGGCAAAAAAGATGCCAACAACGTAACCGACTACGCGGTTGACCTGTCTAAAGCCGTCAAAGACGACATCGCCAAAGGCGTAGCGGCGAAAGACGCAGTAGACAACAAAGGCATCAGCTTCGCAGGTGACAGCGGTACGACCGTTGCCAACAAACTGGGTGATACCGTAGCCGTTAAAGGCGATGCCAACATCACCACCACCGCAGGTTCGAACGGCATTCAGGTCGGCCTCAACAAAGACCTGAAAGTAGACAGCGTCACGACAGGCGGCGTAACCGTTAACGCTCAAGGCATTAGTATTGGTGCGCCAACTGCGTACAATCCGGCGAATACCGTCAGCCTCAGCCCAATTGGTCTGAACAACGGCGGACAACGCATCACCAACGTCGCTCCGGCGAAAGAAGGTACCGATGCGGTCAACCTGAACCAGCTTGTCGGCATGGGTAACGCTCTGCAAAACAACATTGCAAACGTCGGCAAAAAAGCCTACGCAGGTGTAGCGGGTGCGATTGCACAAGGCTCGATTCCGCAAGTAACCCGTCCGGGTGCGACCGGTATCGGCGTGGGTAGCGGCTACTACGGTGGTCAATCCGCCATGGCAATCGGCGTGTCTGCGATGAGCGACGGCGGTAACTGGGTTGTTAAAGGCAACTTCTCTGCCAACACAGACGGCCACGTCGGTGTCGGAGCAGGTGCGTTGTACCAGTGGTAA